The Rhodocytophaga rosea genome has a segment encoding these proteins:
- a CDS encoding serine hydrolase domain-containing protein — translation MPGFFFLRIIVIGLLTLIISPSFAQDLISKVDEYMQSQVNANQFSGSILMAQQGKVLVSKGYGMADQDKKITNTSATIFRLGSITKQFTATAIMQLQEKGKLNVQDPICNYFDNCPQAWKPIIIHHLLTHTSGIVNYTKLPQHKQLMSQPISVPKLIDLFINQPLEFTPGEKFDYSNSGYIVLGYIIEKVSGNTYEGYVRENLLNKIAMKHSGYEHESNDVPNRAVGYTTNEGKVEKALPIHMSYPYAAGALYSTVEDLYEWDQGLYSEKILSAKSLESMWTPISRLMGMGGSSMRLLAKSNFFMAVASMALPHPLCVFLRKWLSLLC, via the coding sequence ATGCCAGGCTTTTTTTTCCTCCGAATCATAGTGATAGGTTTGCTTACCCTGATCATCAGCCCTTCTTTTGCGCAGGATCTTATTTCCAAAGTAGACGAGTATATGCAATCTCAGGTAAACGCAAATCAGTTTTCTGGTTCTATTCTTATGGCTCAACAAGGAAAAGTATTAGTAAGTAAAGGATATGGCATGGCAGATCAGGATAAGAAAATTACAAATACCTCTGCTACTATATTCCGCCTTGGATCAATTACCAAACAATTTACCGCTACAGCCATCATGCAGCTCCAGGAAAAGGGGAAACTAAATGTGCAGGATCCTATTTGTAACTATTTTGATAACTGCCCTCAAGCCTGGAAACCTATCATCATCCACCACCTGTTGACCCATACCTCTGGCATTGTGAATTATACAAAATTACCTCAGCACAAGCAGCTGATGAGTCAACCCATAAGTGTACCAAAATTAATTGACTTATTTATAAATCAACCACTCGAGTTTACGCCGGGTGAGAAATTCGATTACTCTAATTCAGGGTATATAGTATTAGGATATATTATTGAAAAAGTATCAGGCAACACCTATGAGGGGTATGTGCGAGAAAATCTGCTAAACAAAATAGCCATGAAGCACTCAGGCTATGAGCATGAAAGCAATGATGTACCCAACCGTGCCGTTGGATATACTACCAATGAAGGCAAGGTAGAAAAAGCCTTACCCATTCATATGTCCTATCCCTATGCTGCCGGGGCACTATATTCAACTGTTGAAGACCTGTATGAGTGGGACCAAGGGTTATACAGTGAAAAGATTCTATCTGCAAAGTCATTAGAAAGCATGTGGACCCCTATAAGCAGACTTATGGGTATGGGTGGATCATCAATGAGGCTTTTGGCAAAAAGCAATTTTTTCATGGCGGTGGCATCAATGGCTTTGCCACATCCATTATGCGTTTTCCTGAGGAAATGGCTCTCATTATTGTGTTGA
- a CDS encoding luciferase domain-containing protein: protein MKLLSPTFLISLTLFALPYSTLQAQKTNSKGKLANTEQKGVDLSYIQSQLTEEEYKEFQNWVALGVGGLPHTVEGFRTLQNLNKKLRDPLDISHLTSKMGKSGDVQTLKNLPKRNGKRPTIAPFAIPHRQMDQHNSDLIRQKQKTVFEQIVGQNKGVVHFQKSYFEKHNEAVFLNDSTKSNQSVVLTTHGEVGHMHPSDGSMHFSLSPSDTKEVLAQGWGELHGLAGQVYKENAALPATYLMVYSPRTEGELAVVKQILQAAIHYSSLQEKRPTNAK, encoded by the coding sequence ATGAAACTGCTAAGCCCTACCTTCCTTATTTCCCTTACTTTATTTGCGCTGCCCTATTCAACACTACAGGCACAAAAGACTAACTCAAAAGGCAAACTAGCAAATACAGAGCAAAAAGGAGTTGATCTTTCCTATATCCAATCACAACTCACAGAGGAGGAATACAAGGAATTTCAAAACTGGGTGGCTTTAGGTGTAGGTGGCTTGCCACACACTGTGGAGGGCTTCCGTACCTTGCAAAACCTGAATAAGAAACTCAGAGATCCACTGGATATATCCCACCTTACCTCCAAGATGGGTAAGTCTGGGGATGTACAGACGCTTAAGAATCTACCCAAGCGCAATGGCAAGAGACCGACAATTGCTCCATTTGCCATCCCACACCGGCAGATGGATCAGCATAACAGCGATTTGATTCGGCAGAAGCAAAAAACTGTTTTCGAGCAAATAGTAGGTCAAAACAAAGGGGTGGTTCATTTCCAGAAGAGCTACTTTGAAAAGCATAATGAAGCTGTTTTTTTAAATGATAGCACAAAGAGCAATCAGAGTGTAGTGCTCACTACCCATGGCGAAGTGGGACATATGCACCCAAGTGATGGGTCGATGCATTTCTCCTTGAGTCCCTCTGATACCAAGGAGGTGTTGGCACAAGGTTGGGGGGAATTGCATGGGCTAGCCGGGCAGGTATATAAAGAGAATGCAGCCTTGCCTGCTACCTACCTGATGGTGTATTCGCCAAGGACAGAAGGGGAATTAGCGGTGGTCAAACAGATTTTACAGGCAGCTATCCACTATTCTTCCCTTCAGGAAAAAAGGCCCACTAATGCTAAATAG
- a CDS encoding RNA ligase family protein has protein sequence MREFSEYEKMPNSLKKLELDEIDFARLEKLLWVVTEKVHGANFSFVYEQGKLTYAKRKAPLSWQDDFFGFQSVVSRIEDQVLSLFEEVSTTIKGNRYILYGELFGGKYPHPDVIPDPNVEAIQTGVYYAPFIEFCAFDLAIETTGADSKYYLDYKTTLSFLEKHKIFHAKALFIGKFGEAFNFNTRMNSTIPRALHLPELKDNLIEGVVIKPFGLLGNHSISPRPIVKIKNAEFEEENKYHQAQKWTYLPNVASKAEELSFLVEELRNYVTSNRLHSAISKIGPMELSNHKRMAEIRTEFLKDTLSDFNENNHYLLDDLSVEQQNWIKERIKYEINQVIHTFNHTKGLL, from the coding sequence ATGCGCGAATTTTCTGAATACGAAAAAATGCCCAACAGTTTAAAAAAGCTGGAGCTGGATGAGATCGATTTTGCCCGCTTGGAAAAGCTGCTTTGGGTAGTGACTGAAAAAGTGCATGGGGCAAACTTCAGTTTCGTTTATGAGCAAGGAAAGCTGACTTATGCAAAAAGAAAAGCACCTTTATCCTGGCAGGATGACTTCTTTGGCTTCCAATCTGTGGTGAGCCGGATTGAAGACCAAGTCCTTTCCCTATTTGAAGAGGTCAGTACTACCATAAAAGGCAACCGATACATTCTCTATGGTGAGCTTTTCGGAGGAAAATATCCTCATCCTGATGTAATACCCGACCCAAACGTTGAGGCTATTCAAACAGGTGTATATTATGCCCCCTTCATCGAATTTTGTGCTTTCGATCTTGCTATTGAAACAACCGGTGCGGATTCTAAATACTACCTGGATTACAAAACAACTCTTTCCTTTCTGGAGAAACATAAAATATTTCATGCCAAAGCCCTATTTATTGGAAAATTCGGGGAAGCTTTCAATTTTAATACAAGGATGAATTCCACCATTCCCAGGGCGTTGCACCTGCCTGAGTTGAAAGACAATTTGATTGAAGGAGTGGTCATCAAGCCCTTCGGGCTATTAGGGAACCACAGCATTTCACCAAGGCCTATTGTAAAAATAAAAAATGCTGAATTTGAGGAAGAAAACAAATATCACCAGGCACAGAAGTGGACTTACCTCCCCAACGTGGCCTCGAAAGCCGAAGAGTTATCTTTTCTAGTAGAGGAATTACGAAATTATGTAACGTCCAATCGCTTGCACAGCGCTATTTCCAAAATCGGTCCTATGGAGCTAAGCAATCACAAAAGGATGGCGGAGATTCGAACTGAGTTTTTGAAAGATACGCTGAGTGATTTCAATGAAAACAACCATTACTTGTTGGATGACTTATCTGTTGAACAACAAAATTGGATAAAGGAAAGAATCAAATACGAAATCAACCAAGTCATCCATACCTTCAACCATACCAAAGGTCTTCTATAG
- a CDS encoding transposase, whose amino-acid sequence MVGKRKFIKDCLSQAIEDYVPKNNFYRRLKPLLDLTFLHKAVAPYYGKCGQKSIDPVVFFKLQLVAHFENLCSERALIKKSQMRLDILYFLDYRLGERLPGPEIRFHLRSVTVLYPVHGSDYQVVCLKLVFRGYSLSV is encoded by the coding sequence ATGGTAGGCAAAAGAAAATTTATCAAGGATTGCCTTTCACAGGCCATAGAGGACTATGTTCCAAAAAATAATTTCTACCGACGTTTAAAGCCGTTGTTAGACTTGACCTTCTTACACAAAGCGGTAGCCCCTTATTATGGCAAGTGTGGGCAAAAGTCAATAGATCCAGTCGTATTTTTCAAGTTACAATTGGTGGCCCATTTTGAAAACTTGTGTTCCGAGCGGGCTCTTATCAAAAAGAGTCAAATGCGACTAGATATTCTTTATTTCCTAGATTATCGGCTTGGGGAGCGTTTACCTGGACCTGAAATAAGATTTCATCTTAGGTCCGTCACAGTACTTTATCCCGTACACGGAAGCGATTACCAAGTAGTGTGTTTGAAGCTTGTTTTCAGAGGATACTCTCTAAGTGTGTAG
- a CDS encoding transposase: MNRWERKRIGKEETPSMIIINSQSIKTAPFICQGKGMYPNGMVSSYGNKKVNGRKRHLVTDTLGLIWSVVVHAAHLTDGVMAEKVVEPLQGYLHRMQKILADRAYKQSFTDWVYENMLGVELEISSPPPSQQGLILLHLGGH; the protein is encoded by the coding sequence ATGAACCGATGGGAACGTAAAAGAATAGGAAAAGAAGAGACACCAAGTATGATCATTATTAATTCTCAGTCTATTAAAACCGCTCCTTTCATCTGCCAAGGCAAAGGTATGTACCCTAATGGAATGGTCAGCTCCTATGGCAACAAGAAAGTCAACGGCAGAAAACGACATCTAGTCACGGATACTTTAGGGTTAATCTGGTCAGTGGTGGTGCATGCAGCTCATCTCACTGATGGAGTCATGGCTGAGAAAGTAGTAGAACCTCTGCAAGGCTATCTACACCGGATGCAAAAGATTTTAGCTGATCGGGCTTATAAACAGTCTTTCACCGATTGGGTATATGAGAACATGTTAGGGGTAGAGTTAGAAATTTCTTCTCCTCCTCCTTCTCAGCAAGGGTTGATCTTGCTACATTTGGGTGGACATTAA
- a CDS encoding helix-turn-helix domain-containing protein has translation MLAQSLGISPNYLNEIIKSLTGQPASAHLQRKMILEIKSYLLHTNDQVAEIAYRLGFENIPYFNRFFKNIQDLHQ, from the coding sequence ATCTTAGCCCAATCTTTAGGAATAAGCCCAAATTACCTTAATGAAATTATCAAAAGCCTTACCGGACAACCCGCTTCTGCCCATTTACAGCGTAAAATGATACTTGAGATAAAAAGTTATCTGTTGCATACCAATGATCAAGTAGCCGAGATTGCTTACCGGCTAGGCTTTGAGAATATACCTTATTTCAACCGCTTTTTTAAAAACATACAGGACTTACACCAGTAG
- a CDS encoding PA14 domain-containing protein, whose translation MIQTSDGGYLLAGTSSSGIGGDKTQASGGLDDYWIVKINKDGLKQSDRAFSGANNSSSGQGYDLLTDVIATSDGGYLLGGHSNSLIGGNKSAPFLGADDFWVIKLDNTLNKQWDKTYGGKGEDVLTSLINMPDGYILGGYSASKTGGDKTEDNKGDTDYWLIKVDQAGNKQWNKIFGGTGREELYSVIQTTDKGFLLTGNSASGISGDKTEPNRSPSSGSTDYWIVRTFTEISPIICSATGSILQEKWLNVTGSSVSAIPVTTSPSSSSELTSFETPSNQGDNYGERIRGYVCVPTTSSYIFYIAGDDKCELWLSTDEDPSKKTKIASVPYFTGAKVWNKYAEQKSVAISLVAGKKYYIEALHKEATGRDNLAVGWQSSATAPITVIPGSALSPFVIHTTGKISREFWSNVTGYQISNIPLTTAATTTDQITIFERATNQGDNYGQRFRGYIHPQVSGNYHFYIASDDKAELWLSTDEDPSKKTKIASLTAPSSLRQWNKYASQQSAAIALVAGRKYYIEALHKENTGNDHISVGWQLPTQTTISVIAGSYLSPFFTSPSSTIARVGVEESLPARINLYPNPFDSKLTLASEQIGKFYISVVDNLGRTVYQSFTHAMSAETTLDLAHLKAGVYVIKVSTEDGSTQVWRVVKK comes from the coding sequence ATGATTCAAACAAGTGATGGAGGGTATTTGCTGGCAGGCACTTCTTCATCGGGCATTGGTGGAGACAAAACCCAAGCCTCCGGAGGGCTTGATGACTATTGGATTGTAAAGATCAACAAAGATGGTTTAAAACAATCCGATAGAGCTTTTAGTGGCGCTAACAATTCTTCCAGCGGTCAAGGGTATGATCTGTTAACAGATGTAATTGCAACAAGCGATGGTGGCTATTTATTGGGAGGCCATTCTAACTCTTTGATTGGCGGCAATAAATCGGCCCCTTTTTTGGGCGCAGATGATTTCTGGGTGATAAAATTGGATAATACGCTCAACAAACAATGGGACAAAACCTATGGAGGAAAAGGTGAAGATGTGTTAACTTCACTGATTAACATGCCAGATGGATATATACTAGGAGGATATTCTGCTTCCAAGACTGGAGGGGATAAAACAGAAGATAATAAAGGGGACACAGATTATTGGCTGATAAAGGTAGATCAGGCAGGAAACAAGCAATGGAATAAAATTTTCGGCGGTACTGGCCGGGAGGAATTATATAGTGTTATTCAAACAACAGATAAAGGCTTTTTGTTAACAGGCAACTCTGCTTCAGGTATATCAGGAGATAAAACAGAGCCCAATAGAAGTCCTTCCTCTGGCAGCACTGATTATTGGATTGTAAGAACCTTTACAGAAATATCCCCTATTATATGCTCAGCCACAGGCAGTATCTTGCAGGAAAAGTGGCTCAATGTAACAGGCAGTTCGGTGAGTGCCATTCCTGTTACTACTTCACCTAGTTCTTCCTCAGAGCTTACTTCTTTTGAAACCCCTTCTAATCAAGGTGACAACTATGGCGAGCGAATCAGAGGCTATGTGTGTGTGCCCACTACCTCTAGCTATATTTTTTATATTGCAGGGGATGACAAATGTGAGTTGTGGCTTTCCACAGATGAAGATCCTTCCAAGAAAACAAAGATTGCTTCCGTGCCTTACTTTACAGGAGCGAAAGTGTGGAACAAGTATGCTGAGCAGAAATCAGTAGCTATCTCTTTGGTGGCGGGCAAAAAGTACTATATAGAAGCTTTGCACAAAGAAGCTACCGGTAGGGATAACCTGGCAGTCGGCTGGCAATCTTCCGCTACAGCACCCATTACGGTGATTCCGGGAAGTGCCCTTTCTCCTTTTGTTATTCACACTACAGGCAAAATATCAAGAGAATTCTGGTCCAATGTCACTGGGTATCAAATCAGCAACATTCCTTTGACCACTGCTGCTACTACCACCGACCAGATCACTATCTTTGAGCGGGCTACTAATCAGGGAGATAACTATGGACAGCGTTTCAGAGGCTATATCCATCCACAGGTGAGTGGCAATTACCACTTCTACATAGCAAGCGATGATAAAGCTGAATTGTGGCTATCTACAGATGAAGACCCTTCAAAGAAAACAAAGATTGCTTCGCTCACGGCTCCTTCATCACTGAGACAGTGGAACAAATATGCCTCTCAACAATCGGCAGCGATTGCTTTGGTAGCCGGCAGAAAGTACTACATTGAAGCCTTGCACAAGGAAAACACTGGTAATGATCATATCTCTGTAGGGTGGCAATTGCCTACTCAAACTACTATCTCTGTGATTGCAGGCTCTTATCTGTCTCCTTTCTTTACTTCTCCTTCTTCCACTATCGCCAGAGTAGGGGTGGAAGAAAGCCTTCCTGCCAGGATAAATCTGTATCCCAATCCTTTTGATAGCAAGCTTACACTTGCTAGTGAGCAAATAGGCAAATTCTACATCAGTGTGGTAGATAACTTAGGCAGAACCGTTTATCAAAGCTTCACTCATGCAATGAGTGCAGAAACTACGCTTGACCTTGCTCATTTGAAAGCAGGGGTGTATGTGATCAAAGTATCTACTGAGGATGGCTCCACTCAAGTATGGAGAGTCGTCAAAAAGTAG
- a CDS encoding transposase yields the protein MPIQRKRKYDLREIVNAILWYLRIGSQWRNLPEGFPKWQNRSGLKAVVGKFTTILGNGTRMALWKDSTGV from the coding sequence TTGCCTATCCAACGTAAACGAAAATATGATTTGCGTGAAATAGTAAATGCCATTTTATGGTATTTACGCATCGGTAGTCAATGGAGAAACTTACCTGAGGGTTTTCCCAAATGGCAAAACCGCTCCGGCCTAAAGGCTGTGGTCGGTAAGTTTACTACTATTTTAGGAAATGGCACAAGGATGGCACTTTGGAAAGACTCAACTGGGGTATGA
- a CDS encoding DUF3471 domain-containing protein translates to MRFPEEMALIIVLSNLETTNAYKIGSDLTAILFNQKYELAKLRTVASIDTKIYASYAGEYELAPGFTITVSQEKEKLMAQATGQGKFEIYPETETKFFYKVVDAQISFIKNDKSEVSHLILYQNGQEITVKRIK, encoded by the coding sequence ATGCGTTTTCCTGAGGAAATGGCTCTCATTATTGTGTTGAGTAATCTGGAAACTACCAATGCATACAAAATTGGAAGTGATTTAACAGCCATACTGTTCAATCAAAAATATGAATTAGCCAAACTCCGCACGGTTGCTTCCATAGACACCAAGATATACGCTTCCTATGCAGGAGAGTATGAATTGGCACCAGGATTTACCATTACAGTTTCTCAGGAGAAGGAAAAACTCATGGCTCAGGCCACCGGGCAAGGTAAATTTGAAATTTACCCCGAAACAGAAACTAAATTCTTCTATAAGGTGGTAGATGCACAGATCAGCTTCATAAAAAATGACAAAAGTGAGGTATCACATCTTATTTTGTATCAAAATGGACAAGAGATAACAGTGAAAAGAATAAAGTAG
- a CDS encoding ELWxxDGT repeat protein, with protein sequence MDISEDRNYEATGLWKQGLNSDPNQSLQLFQGPISGLSKLGNSIYFLGQYFSNEGLGLYKLNDAGTTPILVKEGVYSQENETVASGNIFYFISGDDTYGTELWRSDGTTGGTFLLKDIFPGGGSSYPQHLVNINGTLYFTATDDSETKLWKTNGTTAATVAFNFTPIVVKPDLTAAPGKQWDKTFGGIGQGLGDTREDARITIHTSDGGYLVCGTSASKVGADKTAASKGDYDYWIVKISANGSKLWDKTFGGTDADILTSAIGTTDGGFLLVGYSRSGISGDKTQATQDFFYNYWVIKISANGSKLWDKTFAGNWIDMATTVIATADGGFLIGGYSDSGAVYDKTEYNRGFSDYWVIKISANGSKLWDKTFGAQGRITLPR encoded by the coding sequence ATGGATATCTCTGAAGATAGAAATTATGAAGCTACAGGCTTATGGAAACAGGGGCTTAACAGCGATCCTAATCAATCTCTACAACTTTTTCAGGGGCCAATCAGTGGTTTATCCAAATTAGGAAACAGCATATATTTTCTTGGACAATATTTTTCTAATGAAGGCCTTGGATTATATAAACTTAATGATGCTGGCACAACACCTATCCTTGTTAAAGAAGGGGTGTATTCTCAAGAAAATGAAACTGTTGCTTCAGGGAATATTTTCTATTTTATCTCTGGCGATGATACGTACGGCACAGAGCTTTGGAGGAGTGATGGTACTACAGGCGGTACATTCCTTTTAAAAGACATTTTCCCAGGAGGTGGCAGCAGTTATCCTCAACATTTAGTCAATATCAATGGCACGCTCTATTTTACTGCAACCGATGACAGTGAGACAAAACTATGGAAAACCAATGGTACTACGGCCGCTACCGTTGCTTTCAATTTCACTCCTATTGTTGTAAAGCCTGATCTTACTGCTGCCCCTGGTAAACAATGGGATAAAACCTTTGGAGGAATAGGTCAAGGTTTAGGAGATACACGAGAAGATGCGAGAATAACAATCCATACTTCAGATGGAGGATATTTAGTATGTGGCACCTCGGCATCAAAGGTTGGTGCCGATAAGACAGCTGCATCTAAAGGTGATTATGATTATTGGATAGTAAAAATAAGCGCCAATGGAAGCAAATTATGGGATAAAACCTTTGGGGGCACAGATGCCGATATTTTAACCAGTGCCATTGGTACTACAGACGGAGGCTTTTTATTGGTTGGATACTCCAGATCAGGTATTTCAGGCGATAAGACACAGGCAACCCAAGATTTTTTTTATAATTACTGGGTAATAAAGATAAGCGCTAATGGCAGTAAACTCTGGGATAAAACCTTTGCGGGAAATTGGATTGATATGGCAACAACTGTAATTGCAACGGCGGATGGTGGCTTTTTAATTGGAGGATATTCTGACTCTGGTGCCGTTTATGACAAAACAGAATATAATAGGGGCTTTTCTGATTACTGGGTGATAAAGATAAGCGCCAATGGTAGTAAACTCTGGGATAAAACCTTTGGGGCCCAGGGCAGGATAACCTTACCAAGATGA